The Gossypium hirsutum isolate 1008001.06 chromosome D07, Gossypium_hirsutum_v2.1, whole genome shotgun sequence genome includes the window atctaacatcaaatatttattttccatcatcaaacaacaaaaagcttgaatattcatcaatggcattttacaaaatcaccatcaaattcaaaaattaaagcatgggctagctagaatacaaagcaacaatctcaaaaacgtaaaaattatcaaaaatcgagctcaaaacatacctcaatcaagaacaacaatggccgaaccctaaaTGAGCAACAATGGCCTTTCTTCTTTTGATTTTCTGTGAGAATGATGAGAAAATAAGCttaaaaattgtttttgttttatttattatacattaatacatagtttaccattttacccttggttattaaaccatttaatcatcaagtataaggccattaatgtccattaatcttatcaatggcataataacatcataagaACCTTTGGTTTAATAAACCATAACAAATAGACActcttaacttatagcatgctactcttacattttacgcaatttagtccttttctctaattaaacatccaaacaataaaattatttcacaaaacttttacacatatataatcacatgttgtaaacacaaaaaataatattaaaataattttacgacctcagatttgtgATTCTAAAACCACTagtctgatttagctaaaaccgggctgttacataagTTATATACCCAACATGTTAATTTTCAGCCTAGTACCATAAGAGAATATGTTTTCAATATATTAAAGCATGAGTCACACGCATAGTGATTCCCTTATTCAAAATTAAGGTAAATCACAACATAAATGTcagaagtgaataaatccataaacgagtCTAAAATAAATTCAACTTGAGTTGTTTTAGTCTAACGTTTTATTAATCTAtacaatcacatctatgtctctttATCTTGTGACAATCCTGCTTTGATAGCCAAGATAAGCTATCTTCCTAATTGGACTTATAGACAACATAATGATTCTTCGTTATTTGAATCATTTACTCAATTTGATTATGTAGACTATAGGCAATTTAGATTACCAACTAAGATATCTTCTCACATTACAATCTGTCATATAATAGAACTTCATATTAGTTGAGCCTTAAGTAATCAAAGAGCTTATATTTGTTTAtacatttttcttaaattaaggacaaacatataaaaactaattaaatgaacATGTGGTAATTTTACGTATTCAACTAATCTaaaaaattacaaacaattacgACGAAACCACTACACTAAAAGCACAAATTCTAACACAAACTTAATCAATTTATCATCCAACATCTTTGTGACCCTAAAAAATCTATTACCATACTTACAAGTAcatccaattttttttatcatttttgtattGTTCTCAATATTTTATACTTGCTATACCAAAAAAGAAATGCTAAAATCATGTACAATATTTAATTTTcctataacaaaataataatgccttgaataataaaactttatATCTGGATTATTTTGAAACATGAGCAACATGTATCTAATTTTGATGtactttttttcattctctttcttGCACATCTTTGTTTCGCAAATCATGCCCCTTTTGTTACCCATTCTTGATAAATGAATGTACGTAAGATTCAAAGGCACAAGAGAAAACTATACATTCAACTTTGATATCCTCATAAAAGATcaaatgaaagagaaaaaaaatcagaaaacaaataaatactaaaataaaataggTTGAAAGGTATATAAGTCCTGAACTTTGGcggaaaaaatcaattaagcctctttatgaaaaaaaaagtattgaATTTAGGCATTAAACTCTCAAATTGCatcaattaagttttttaatCAACAATTTCTGTCTTTGACTGCTAGAACACTGATATGGTCATTAATATTGCTAACGcgacaaaatttattttcttttaaaaataaaaaaaatgttatttaaaaCTTTTTGACTAGGATGTACCTAGACATATGGTCGTCCAAGTTAGATTCATTTCAGacttaaattttctaaaatacaaaaaatttatttttttaaaaatatttatatatttgtaaaatattattaaaatttataaaaaatactaaacaaattcaaaaatattaaaaaattaataaaaatcatttaaaatttaagtacAAAATGAATTTGGAATATGGTTTGAGACAACCATAAGTCCAGATTCATTCAAGAggatttttctaaattatataaagCTTAAAAAAGGTTTAATAGTATTATAAGCCTtcgaaatttttcaaaatatcaatttaagcCCCTCCGAACTTTTTGCACCCAATTGAGCCACTGAACTAACAAAATCAGTCAAATAGGCCCTTTGCCTAATGTTGACCATTATATTTAACGGCATCAATGACATGGGTGTTAAGAGACACCATTTTAGTACCGTTTACTGACGTGGTAGTGCCACATCATCATCAAATGCTAATGTGACAGTGATACgtcagcaaaaaaataaaaaataattattttaaaataagtataCAATGAATCTAGACAACCTATTGTCTAGATTAATTCTAGaattataaaaacatagaaaaaattataaaaaaatcattaaaacttattaaaacttataataattattagaaattaattaaaaaccataaaatttagaaaaaaaaataatttataaaaatttttaggaaattaattaaaaaccaaaaaattttataaaaaatatttttttccaaaattttataaaaaattatttttctcatttttattaaattatttgactaATATAAATTgtgtttgtaaaaaaatatttttataaaattgtatggtttttaattaatttctaacaattttctaaattatttttctaaaattttatggtttttaataaattatttttaaataaattttacgatttttaattcatttataataattattataattttaatcaattttaatgactttttataatttttataaacttttctatgtttttataattCTAAACTTGAATCTAGATCGTCCAAATTCATTTTGTACttatttaaaagtaattttaaaataaatttttattttttgttgatgtGGCTGATGTGGCACAATCATGTCAACAAATGATGCTAACATGGCACCATTAACGGCCACATCAACATTGTTGTTAAATATTAACAACGTTAGTCGTTAGTCAGAGAGTCTATTTGGCCTGTTTTGTTAGTTTAAATGCTCAATTTGGTGCAAAAAGTTTGGAGAGAcctaattgttttaaaaaagttTGAGGGCTTAAAATACCATTAAGcctttaaaaaatattgaaaattatatttctttaaaaatatgatatgtgtatcaatattttaattctattggTACCTTTTaggatatataaaaaataaaaaaaaattatttcagaaaataaataagtataaataaaacttaattttttttaattttacgtgtaaaatgtttttttaaatgtgAATATATCCAATTAAAAGAATgtgtataaattattatttttacatgtgTAGCCTAAAATGTTCAGATAATTggacatatttatacttttttttttactttgcatgttcaattaataaaattaacatttatttttatatatttattgatttatttattttctaaaatattttttatttttatatagtttagaaggcaccaattgaattaaaacatTGATAAGCATCTCATATTGTCAAAGattatttttttggtattttctaaattttatataagtTAGAAAAATCTTCttgaatgaatttaacatatgAGTGTCCAAATTTAGTTTAATACTAAACAACAATATGTCCAAATATATTATAGAatgaacttttaaataattttttttattaattttttgttttttttttaacttttgaattttatttcatattttataaatttcaataatgtgtacaaatttatagattttttaaaaatatttttctttatatttttataaaaatcaaatcaCTCGGACAATCATTTGTTCAAGTTCTtccaatcaaattttaaatattttaaaaaaataatttttttttacagagCACGATGTTAGCACCATTAATGAGCGCTATAatagttaaaaacaaaaaaacgTTGATTAATAGGCTTAATGCAATTTGAAAGTTTGAGAGTTTAATTGAATACATTTTTGTAAAgggatttaattaaatttttcggCAAAGTTCAAGGGCTTAGATGCCCTTTTGccaataaattatatttattcacCTTCGGTTTAAGAAAATTGCAAAAAGAAACTtaacaaaaaaacaaatattaaaacataatataaatgcaaaataataataataatagtaataataataacctcAGAAATTTCTTCTCATTCTCCCTCAGCTAATAACAAGCAAAATGGAAATGTATGATTTCCTTGGCCCTCAGTGATTTGTTTCTTCTAGGATCAAAAGACAATTCTTTCAAGTCTATTTCTACTACATCCTCGTGTTCTTATAACCACCATTGCTTGCGTCCCACCAAGAACTCTCAATGATACGGGACAGGGGCCCTTCTTCCTCCAACCAAGGGCTCTCATGGAGCATTTTATGAACTTTCCACATTTGGTCCCCCAATTTCATGTTTCTCTTTATTTATTGACAGCATACCGTGGATgaatttcttcctttttcttcatATATCAAAATTCGTATTTCTTCTCTACCTTTTCATTTACTGCCATTTTAAGTGGTAAATGATTTAGAAGATTCAAAAGAGTTTCCCATATGACATCATCAATGATGAAACTTTGTTTTCCGCGCTTTTATTCTCACTGTTTATGTCTGCACGATCCGCACAAGAAACATTGGCACCTTCGACACCATATAAATTTCTGTTCTTTTGAGGAAGTCAGCTGCCCAGGCAGTTTCCTACCCTTCTTTTTCATCAAAAGGATCAAAGATTTGGAAATACAGCTTTAAAAGGATTCTCCGTCCCAGTTTAATTTGGAAACATATCAAACAATCATTCATCAACACAGCAGGAAATGGAAAGGGATCAGTTTGAATTTATGAAAAATCTGactgtaaaaatataattactacAATGAATTCATTGCGTGCTCTCTAACCTGGACATTGGCAGTGCAGTCTCATTCtaataatattcacaaaattaaatttcCTAAGCCTTTTTTGCCCATAAGAATCATTGCTATCTGGTTTCATCTGTAAGCCCTATAGAATACATGCACTTTTTTATCTACTGCCAACAAAAACCATAAAAAGAAATAGCCCCCCTAGCCACATCAGCAGACAGACCATGGAAAAGACAGGGGAAGAAAGAAATGGGAGATAAGACCTATCTACAAATGCCTCTACATCTATCTATCTGTCTCCATCTTCCTAACTCTCTGTTCTAGACCAGCTGTAATATACACAATCCCAACCCCCCCCCCCCCACCCtccaaaaatttaaataaaacaaaactagGAACAAACCAAAAAGGTCCATTCTTTTCCTGTGAATTTCTAACCTGCTGCAAATAGCAACCTCCGGTTTCAGACACTGCTACGCCCAAATGGATGGAATAACCAACATCATCTGCATttaagcaaaaaaagaaaaacccagcTCAATTAGTGTCCACTCTCTATTCAAGTTAAGTCTAGATACCAAAGAAACAAACATACGGAAAGATATAGAGGATGAAGCAACAACTGAAACAGCTGGCACTAAAAAGTAACCATCCATAAAATAAGTTCGAGATTTAGGCCTTCCATCAAGAGAGTGCATGTGAGAGGGAAATAGTCAGAGAAAAGCTTTAACAAACCAATTAAGCAAAGAGGGGCTACCATTTATCATCATTATAATTTACAAAAACATGATAATTCTACATGCTCATATTTTTGCCTAAAGTATTCCAATCTAACATATAATAACACCATATGGCATCTGCTTAAATCTGTAAATCGGTATTTACCTGTACACAGGGGTTACAAGAGCTTCCATACCAATCATAGCAAGACCCACTGCCGTTGGAACTGCATCATCACTAGATTGCTTCATTCCATCTTAAAATTAAAAGGCTTGTGATACAGGCTGCCCTGCACTGCTTGCAGAATCAGGCTTGCTGTTGTTATTAGTGGCTACCGCTGCGATGGCAGCTGTTGGGAAGAATTACGCTAATCTTGTTGTGACTGCTCTTGTGATTGGAAGTGTTGTTGAGTAGGTGGTGGTATATGAGATCGTTGTGTCTGTGGCTGTTGCGTCCACTGTGCCCCAACATTATTCTTGTCAGGGGGTAAGCAACCCGATAATTGTCTCTGCCCTAACCCTTGGCTGACAAGAGGTACAGGATCATTACCCATTGAATCTGTAAGAGGGCTCCCTATGGATCCAACTTCAGTGGCCACAGTTGGCATAGCAGGACCATACTCTGGTTCTGGTGATTTCCACTGAAGTCCAGCAGGAGAAACAACTGAGACTGCATTGTTAGCTGAATCAATGGCAGCCTGGGGCATTTCCATGGTTGTGGTCGTACCCATCTGTGGAGCACTGTTCAAGGTCTGTTTATCAGCATGGGCTAGCTCAACTTGAGATTTGTTGGGAGGCTCAAAATTTACTTGTTGACTCCGTTGAAGCATCCTATGAACAGCAGGTCTGTTTAGATTAACCTGCTTTTGGTGTGTCTTCGATTGTAGCAGTGAATGCTGGTGGTTTGGACCCATGGCCGCTGGCAGGACAGATTGATGCACAGCTGATGGCATATGATCAGAAGGCACCATTTGAGAAATATTATCAGAATGGGGAGCCACTTGTTGCAGTTTCTTTGTAGAAGGGGCTGCAGCCCCAGAAAATATCTTTTGCTGTGGCTCAGAACAATTTGAAGATTGAGAAGAAACGAGAGCTTTAGATTGTTGGACAGGACTCAAACCAGACCTAGAACACAAGCCTTTACCTTGAATCAAGTGCATCATCTGCTCTCTGTTCTTGGCAGCTTGGTTGCCAGGGACCACGCCAAGGCTATTAAGATGAGCAGGATCACCAGAAGGATTCTGATGCACCAGCATGTTCCCTCTTCCCACTCCCTTCGAAAGTTTGGCTTGCTGTTGAGACTGTGTTTGTTGACGTTGCTGAGGGTGGTGCCTGCCAGATTGTTGAAATTGCTGCTGCTGCTGGGGCTGCCGCTGCCGTTGCTTGCCTATCTGTTTGTTCAACCCAGTAGCACCAGGTTGGGGGTTCCTACCAAGCCCATGAGGTGCCAATTGGTGTTTATGTTGTTGCTGCAATGACATAGGAGTCGTTGGTGAAGATGGTGTTAGAGGGGATAGCGAACCTGGCTGAGTAGAAGCCTGAGATTGAATCTGGGAACCATTCTGCAGAGAAGATATGGGAAGTTGGGTCTGAGGTTGGACATTTGGCATCAATGCACTAGATACAGCAAACTGTTGCTgtggctgctgctgctgctgcactTGCCTTTCTTTAGTGAGGCACATGGCATATGCTTGTTGCTGTGACCCAGAAACATGATTGTAACCCTGATGATGAGCATGATGAGAGTTGTTCAGTGCATGGGATTGCTGTGGAGGCATTTGCTGCTGCTGCTGGGGTTGAACTGGATATGAAAAAACAGGTGGTGCAGTTGATTGATTAGTGTAAGCAGAACTCAACCCATTGAACGCAGGAATTCCCTGGCTGTTCCCTTGTTCCTGGATACAATGTCGTTGATTATTTatcataatttcaatgtaaagttaaatatgtataaaaaacCCAAATCAAATGCATTTCTGTACCCAAAACTTTAAAGCATAAGATATGagaataataatttatcaaaatcaaTGCTAAAGAAAGTTTTATTCATATCAACAACTGATTGCAAAATGAATTTTGCTTAGAGATCAGCCAGAACACCATCCAGCCTATTTTAAATTCTTGAACTGGAAATCATTACATCTGAACAATGCAATTATTTAGATACCCAGTGTTCATTTTCATTCTGCTTGTTAGCCAAAGAACTTTCGAAAAAGGTAAATTTTAGGTTTATAGTTGCAAAGAACTCACTATGATGGGATTGTTCGCAGCAAGCAATCCTCAGTCATTCGAAGTTGCAATTACCAATGAGATTAATAAACTATCACAAAGCATTTGATCAACATCTATCGTCCATAATTGACACAAAATATCAAATATGATTTAGACATGTAGGATGGAGATCACCACACTATGGAAATGgcctaacttaaaaataatatacaataatcATTTAGGGAAATATCAATGCCGATAATTGGTTTGTAACAATTAACCATTTGAATAAAAGAAGCACATACTGCAATAATATGTTGAAGCATAGACTTAATCATACTGCTCTTTGAAAAGTAAAAAACTTACTCGCATCATATGCATGGTGTCATGAGGCCTCAACATCGAGTTTCCATGACCAGAACCAGGTCCAGAGGGAATATTTACAGGGCTTGGCATTCCCACCAAATTGGAGAGCATGCAGCTGGAATTCAGCATTGTTGATGATGCCATTCCTCGTAAGCCTGGCCTTGACAAAGACATGCTTCTACTTATCCCACAAGTCATGCCCACACCATTTTTATTGGGTACCATGCGAACCCCACGATCTGATCCGGAAACAGCTCCAGGTAGAGATAAGTTGGACTGCTGCATATTCCTGCCAGAATCCAGGTAAATTTTGATTAAGCTGCTCATCAGCTGGAAAAGATGCTCTAGGCACACCATATCTACCATCCCTAAGTGTAAATATGATCGAAAATTTATGCCATTTGTATGTGAAGTGCATGCATTGAGAAGCAAGCTACACATTAGCTTAGTACCTCATGGATCCATTAAGTGGGGCAGACGCTGATGATATATTACTGCCATGAACCACTCCAGAAGATCCCTGCAGTGATGAATTTGCTCCAGAGGCAGGAGGCATTGATCCCACAACTCCTTGATTTGATATTGCTAAACCACCAGCATGAGAAGCTTGATATCCAACGGGTACGACATCTTGGCTTGATGCAATGACATCACAAAGTTCGAGAGGCCTTTATCCAGACCaaaaagattaaaaatgataaagCACCAGCATAACAGCAAGAACAATGAATAACATTAAAATGCAAAACTAATCAAGATGAATGAATCAACAAGccaaaaagttaataaaattgGGACAGCAAAGCTTACATTAGAACTCCTCCATTTCGGTTATTCGGGCAGATTTTTGAAAGAGCAATAACATGAGAATTGTGGTCTGGCACTATCTGCTTTGGATCCTGGTTATCATGTTTCACAATACACAAAAAGATAGAAAGGCCAAGTCAGGAAAGTTAGGAAGAATCAAGGTGAGATAAACACAAATCTAGGACTGGTTTCAAGTATTAAGATTTGTAGATTTTGATAAACTCCATACGTTTAGCCACACCCCTGAATGCCACAACAATTTGAAACAGAATGTGAAATTTCTCTTACGGTACAATAAATTTaggttgaaattttgttaagagtAAAACCTCCATGTTGAACAAAATGCAGCATACAGTAGGGAACATGTCAAGTTTAAAGACAGCTAAATCCAAAATTCATAATCTCCAATGTAGTAAAAAATACCATGGATGCTGATTAAACCTCTATTCTAAGACTGGAAGCAGAGAAGATGTCACCTTTAACCAACAGAGCACTTCTTTTATTGCTCTTCCACTTATCCAAGGAGCATTAATAGAAACTTTTTTAAGTTAGAGGTAGAGGACAATGAGACTACTGGTCTGCTTTTATCATCTTatcattattttcataatttttgcataGCTTACTGAAAATTCAGCACTTTCATTTCAGTTTTGGAGCACTGACAACCCTGACTACAACATATGCAACATCATCCACATATTTTATCACTAAAAAGGATGACATCACACTGCTGTTGATCATGTAGCCCAAATAGAATGTAAATGTTGTCAGCTCACCTAGTTCCTTGAAGCATAGATTCGAATGTTTCAAAAGAACAGGAGTAGATCAAATCTAGTATATTTTAAGGCCCACACACCTTCAGAAATTAAATTAACATCGCAAAAAATTCTTCGAAAAGCCAATAGTCAGAATTTGCATCAAACTCATAAGAAACTACAAAGTTGAAATTGCCGAAGATAAAGACTAAACTTCAACTAGTTGATTAAATCATATTGATTTGTTCCTAAACTACCTACATGCCAGGTTCTCGAGAGATTAAAGAAATGCATTCTAAAATTCAAATATGTACCTGACTCCGCCGGTACTGTTGTTTCTTGCCAATAagcataattttttcaaaatgcgACTTAAGAATATCCTCTTCCATCGGTCCTTGCAAATGTTGAAACAACTGTCTGGCACTTCCCTGCAAGAAATACAGAAGTACAAATCCATCATAGAAGAAATTAGCTTCATGGAATATGTACCCTATTACTAGATTAACAAAAGATATAAATCTACTAGCTTTTCAAAGAGAGAGGACCTTTGGAATGCCAGGCAATGTATATGACAGAGAACCAGAATCATCAGCACTGTCAGCTCCATCTCCGTTCCTATCCATTAAAATCTTGTGGCGTTCCTTACATTCTTTAGGCTTGCGGAATATGCACTGGATGCATTGAGAAGTTCAGGAGATTGTTGCCCAATGGGGAATGAAGAAAGTGGAAGGGACTAGCAAGGTGAGggtaaaaagaagaaaatagaagTAGGAAGGTTGCCCTAGATATAGAAAGAAATAGACAAATCATTTTGCTCAAAAAGATCAATGAAAGAACGAGTTGCACTTTTAGAGCAATAGACACATCATTGGTTGCAATGCAATTTAGAATTATTTCAGACACATAGGAGTAACAGAATATATCTGTAAAAACATTTTGCTCAAGCGCTAACCTTAAATTGAAGGGTACTGTTGATGGCATCACTTACAATCTCCCAATTTGGACCCATGTCATGTACAAGGACAACAAGTGCCTGAATATTATACAGTAACAACTAAAGACGTGGTTGAAATGCTAACggtgattttaaaataatttcaagaaaaaatttaaaaaatattaacctGATCTTCAAATAGTGACCATGAACCACCAGAACCAGGCAGATCAACAGACATCTGGAAGAAGTTTACATGGTTTCAATAATTAGACCAGAGCTATGACGAATATGAAGCAAATTATCAACCAGACCATAAAAAATGGGTGAAGACAAGATACCTTGTGAGTTTTGGCATTTCTACCCTTGTCACAACCATGAATTAATCTAATGATTTTGCTGGGGtttgacatattagtcttttggGACCCTGCTGGAAAAGGAATGGTTCCACTAGGAGGGAAGTCAAAAGCATTATCAGGTTGTTGCTTCATTATCTTCAGCTTCTTGGCATTATGTTGCCCATATAAATCTAATAAAAAGACATTTGAAAATGTTAAGGGTGTAGAACAAAACACCAGCAGATATATCCCACCAAGTAACCAACAACTAAATCAAATATGAGAAAAAAGTGCTTTACCACTGGTCCCATTAGAATCGAAATGATGACTCTCTAGTCTCTTTTTGGAATAATCCCTCTGCGAAAGAAAGAGCAGCATCACATGTGATTATCAATTAGAAAAGAGCACATAAGACAAAAATTTGGTGAACAAAGGGGAAGAGCGGAAGAACATGCAAATAAAGTTCCATGATCAATCATGAGAAGTAGGATGTCAACTTGGTCTGCATACTATTGTTCTGATGTAAAATTGAAGATGACCTTAAAAACCAGCAATACCTTTGAAAAATGACTCATGCTAAGATCCATAAAAACCTTAACATGGTAATAACACATCCAGACAcggaaaaataaaagattttacaTTCTTAAACAACAAAATGAATATAGTAATCCTTTTAATGGAAACAAAATGATGAAGCAAAgagaataaatttatttatatcaagATGGGCAAGTTGGCatgataaaaataacaaaattcacCTTCTCATTGTGAACAGTAGATTCCAGTTGCCAACTCTGATTGTATGCAGAACCCTACCAGACACAAAATTCAGGCACTTTTAAAAACTATGAAGGCAAATAACAAAACCATCCATGTCAGTTAAAGTAGAAGAACTACATACAAGATTCTTGGCCTTTTTCTTCTTTGTAGGTTTTACCGGTGTTTCCACATGGTCGTATGGAAGCTGCCTTTCAAGGTCCATAATTGATTCAACCTCCATGCTTTTCTGGATCTGGAATCCTTCATTCAAAGCATTCTGATCATCCTGAAAAGAATTAGTATCCCCACTAGAAGCATCTGTTTTTGTCGGACCTTGTAAACCCCCAGCAGCAGGTGCACTGCTAAATGGACTTAAAACCCTCTGCCTGGAACCAGTACGCACACGTTTCATTGGAATTGGATTGACATTTAGACTGCTAGCAGGCCTTTTCCTTATCAACATGGACTGTTGGGCACAGTGTCTATGTGGAAAATCAGCACCCATTTCATAAGGTCTTgcaagatatgattttattttcttcCACTTTTTCTGGTTTAATTTCGATGATTTGCTATCTTCAAAGGCTCCAGGCAAATAGTAAGTACTTGTTTCTCCTTCTTCCTCATCACACTCAAAGTCGTCATATCCAAACTCTGAATTTAAAGAAGAAGTAAGAACAGGAGACCATTGAATGACAAAGAAAGGGAAAATACAAATTATTACCAGCCCCAGCATCATAAACAGATATTTCAACCTCCTCTTGCTTACTACTGCCAGTTTTCTAgggataaaaaaaaaggaaagaagaaagaagagggTTAGTAAGCAAGATGGATCAGAAGTTCCAACAGCTGCTCTCTGTTAAATTAGCATAGATGTATAGTTCCATGATAACTTTGATGTATTTCCAGATGAACAACATCAGTTCAGTCAAGAAGTACGCGCCCTTAATTATATATAGGGGAAACAAAACAAAGGACATGTATAAACTCATTAAAAGGACCTATATTTACCTCAGTCTGTATCAAATAAGATTCAATAGATCTTCGGTAGGTTTCCATGGCACCTAAAGGAACTGCATAGAAGAGGCTTTCCTGAACATGAAGTACATAAAAAAGTAAGAGCAAAGAAcgtaaaaataagaaaacatttcCACAAGATAAGAACAGCAGAACTGAGCATGCAGATTTAAACATTTACAACCGATGAAAAGAGAAATCAAAAAGCAATATTTGAAAGGCAACAATAATGAGT containing:
- the LOC107956230 gene encoding chromatin modification-related protein EAF1 B isoform X1 produces the protein MHGCNSGPALLVIAEIGSMGRVVDGGVGIDVKTSPCRAAIEKAQAELRQEYDVREERRRELEFLEKGGNPLDFKFGNAASVSVQSISFTDQQAELLTCEAKGSFAPTISPHGDSIESSGRPRVPAICEPNSADNLLLFDGENELPGCERKSMHPHKRNNVVPSEQSSQINGTRNAKESEDSAIFRPYARRNRSKKNRDGVRSCSTDMVQGQGGHGSLSAHIASKDLKTSTCEKNDQKDKNIPYADTPKSAISNLDLASRMISPDNLSNMECGLAVEETTDQSKCYLSESKVDVTASKSFIDDLPNEPAQLVANGSTVKMASEEPDLVGRKEQVVPTGLESSPGTGAAAANADNETSSNQLNEFIDPNRDMKNIPNEGKNYDAAIETKGLDSESSCTQNSLNTYVNNGNDVCINPENIDSNGKPVEQTSRKEESLNSSIGELAKETNEIKAVDNAAVVPGTITSVSQKHTLSFSIVKVVEEIRSELQNELTCPSNNEVQRSSHAVSEADRKISTVPADNSNSNKETFPSSKPLGSMDNAICEVPEVTLSERTSTPIAETQSFLDNHVKVVDKAHEDSILEEAQIIQAKQKRIAELSVGTSPWKNHQKSHWEFVLEEMTWMANDFAQERLWKMMAAAQISRHVAFTSRLKFEEQHQYSKLKKVALSLANAVMDFWHSAEVLLNRKDASLGPKKSGHDLVHLPANEVPKNMTAKLDMDMNEDQQHFGKNSKLAIQAYALRFLKYSSSSVSSPQAEAPATPDRISDSGIIDISWDENLTEESLFYAVPLGAMETYRRSIESYLIQTEKTGSSKQEEVEISVYDAGAEFGYDDFECDEEEGETSTYYLPGAFEDSKSSKLNQKKWKKIKSYLARPYEMGADFPHRHCAQQSMLIRKRPASSLNVNPIPMKRVRTGSRQRVLSPFSSAPAAGGLQGPTKTDASSGDTNSFQDDQNALNEGFQIQKSMEVESIMDLERQLPYDHVETPVKPTKKKKAKNLGSAYNQSWQLESTVHNEKRDYSKKRLESHHFDSNGTSDLYGQHNAKKLKIMKQQPDNAFDFPPSGTIPFPAGSQKTNMSNPSKIIRLIHGCDKGRNAKTHKMSVDLPGSGGSWSLFEDQALVVLVHDMGPNWEIVSDAINSTLQFKCIFRKPKECKERHKILMDRNGDGADSADDSGSLSYTLPGIPKGSARQLFQHLQGPMEEDILKSHFEKIMLIGKKQQYRRSQDPKQIVPDHNSHVIALSKICPNNRNGGVLMPLELCDVIASSQDVVPVGYQASHAGGLAISNQGVVGSMPPASGANSSLQGSSGVVHGSNISSASAPLNGSMRNMQQSNLSLPGAVSGSDRGVRMVPNKNGVGMTCGISRSMSLSRPGLRGMASSTMLNSSCMLSNLVGMPSPVNIPSGPGSGHGNSMLRPHDTMHMMREQGNSQGIPAFNGLSSAYTNQSTAPPVFSYPVQPQQQQQMPPQQSHALNNSHHAHHQGYNHVSGSQQQAYAMCLTKERQVQQQQQPQQQFAVSSALMPNVQPQTQLPISSLQNGSQIQSQASTQPGSLSPLTPSSPTTPMSLQQQHKHQLAPHGLGRNPQPGATGLNKQIGKQRQRQPQQQQQFQQSGRHHPQQRQQTQSQQQAKLSKGVGRGNMLVHQNPSGDPAHLNSLGVVPGNQAAKNREQMMHLIQGKGLCSRSGLSPVQQSKALVSSQSSNCSEPQQKIFSGAAAPSTKKLQQVAPHSDNISQMVPSDHMPSAVHQSVLPAAMGPNHQHSLLQSKTHQKQVNLNRPAVHRMLQRSQQVNFEPPNKSQVELAHADKQTLNSAPQMGTTTTMEMPQAAIDSANNAVSVVSPAGLQWKSPEPEYGPAMPTVATEVGSIGSPLTDSMGNDPVPLVSQGLGQRQLSGCLPPDKNNVGAQWTQQPQTQRSHIPPPTQQHFQSQEQSQQD